One genomic segment of Candidatus Babeliales bacterium includes these proteins:
- a CDS encoding Npt1/Npt2 family nucleotide transporter — protein sequence MGSKIKQMVRGLFDIEPQERMKLFFLSLLYFLVVGAYTITRDLKSSIFLGTVGKEYIPWVKVISMLMLVPAIFFYSRLVDRIRRYQLLIFYSVLFGVANLVFAYYIGHPRIGILNTDAHPSRLFGWFFYFFVEGYSPFVVSVFWALANSVNSPAEAKRNYGYMVAGSKFGGMVSAAMAWYIFGLSSQLVKPYLTHVAAHQIILVISTFFLSLVPIVAILFIKKVPGHLLHGYEAAYQLEKHKSESVVPVKPSMFAGLEMFVKYPYVLGIFGMVFFYETVSTVLGYLRLGAAEAGAESISDVSKVLFEIAFKAHFVGFIISLVGTQALLSRLGTRICLMLIPFSMGGILFYLIFETSPQALRNAFVVFTALNYAFLAPVRESLYLPTVKEIKFKSKSWIDAFGSKFAKTAGSMFNVFASKMGAAFMLPVYSFFFAGVVCLWFGVAFLLGRRFEQAVMNNEVIGSGEENTRKNAV from the coding sequence ATGGGATCTAAAATTAAACAGATGGTGCGTGGGCTGTTTGATATTGAGCCGCAAGAGCGGATGAAGCTCTTTTTTTTATCACTTCTTTATTTTCTTGTTGTTGGAGCATATACCATAACGCGTGACCTTAAAAGTTCTATTTTTTTGGGAACGGTTGGAAAAGAGTATATACCGTGGGTAAAAGTTATTTCCATGCTTATGCTCGTTCCTGCGATCTTTTTCTATTCGCGTCTTGTTGATAGAATTCGTCGGTATCAGTTGCTTATTTTTTATAGTGTTCTTTTTGGGGTAGCCAACTTAGTCTTTGCTTATTACATAGGGCATCCAAGAATTGGAATTCTGAATACCGATGCGCATCCCAGCCGTTTGTTTGGTTGGTTTTTCTACTTTTTTGTTGAGGGGTATTCACCATTTGTAGTGAGTGTATTTTGGGCGTTAGCCAATTCGGTAAATAGTCCTGCTGAAGCAAAAAGAAATTATGGATACATGGTAGCGGGGTCAAAATTTGGAGGTATGGTTTCTGCTGCGATGGCATGGTATATTTTTGGATTAAGTTCTCAGTTAGTAAAACCTTATTTGACACATGTTGCAGCGCACCAAATTATTCTGGTGATATCTACGTTCTTTTTATCACTTGTTCCTATTGTGGCAATACTGTTTATAAAAAAAGTGCCAGGTCATCTGTTGCATGGGTATGAAGCAGCATATCAGTTGGAAAAACATAAAAGTGAATCGGTTGTTCCTGTCAAGCCAAGTATGTTTGCAGGTCTGGAGATGTTTGTAAAATATCCGTATGTTTTGGGTATTTTTGGCATGGTGTTTTTCTATGAGACTGTCTCGACAGTGCTTGGTTATTTACGTCTTGGTGCAGCTGAAGCTGGTGCTGAATCGATATCCGATGTATCTAAGGTGTTATTTGAGATAGCGTTTAAAGCGCATTTTGTTGGCTTTATTATTTCATTGGTTGGGACTCAAGCACTATTGTCTCGACTTGGAACGCGTATTTGTTTAATGTTGATTCCTTTCTCTATGGGAGGTATACTCTTCTATCTTATATTTGAAACCTCACCACAAGCTCTAAGAAATGCATTTGTTGTGTTTACCGCATTGAATTATGCGTTTCTTGCCCCTGTACGTGAAAGCTTGTATTTGCCAACAGTCAAGGAGATTAAGTTTAAGTCAAAATCATGGATTGATGCATTTGGCAGTAAGTTTGCCAAAACAGCTGGGTCTATGTTTAACGTTTTTGCATCAAAAATGGGCGCCGCATTTATGCTTCCTGTGTACTCATTCTTTTTTGCGGGGGTGGTATGCCTATGGTTTGGGGTAGCGTTTTTATTAGGTCGTCGCTTTGAACAGGCAGTCATGAATAACGAAGTTATTGGCTCCGGAGAAGAAAATACGAGAAAGAATGCGGTATAA
- the rpsB gene encoding 30S ribosomal protein S2, with the protein MRDLKELFGELVKAGVHFGHQKSRWCPKMKQYIWGYKNGVHLINVALTADHLNKAEKFLESVAAEGKTVLWVGTKKAASKTIAEIGARLNQPFVNHRWLGGTLLNWSQVKKSLTRLLHYEDILVKSESNPFYTKKELNLYKKTAEKLEKTVGGIRKLTLPVGAIVIVDVSKEQSAVKEAVLMGVPIVAIVDTNSDPSDVDFVIPGNDDSVQSVSLILNKCADAVDRGREAVAKKTKDASDALVAKKTGAKETVAVVEEAPSDVEIALQQLDAQE; encoded by the coding sequence ATGAGAGATCTTAAAGAATTATTTGGGGAATTGGTAAAAGCAGGCGTTCATTTTGGCCATCAGAAATCTCGTTGGTGTCCTAAAATGAAGCAATATATCTGGGGCTACAAAAATGGAGTTCATCTGATTAATGTTGCCTTAACTGCTGACCATTTAAACAAAGCAGAAAAATTCTTAGAGTCTGTTGCGGCCGAAGGTAAGACCGTTTTATGGGTTGGCACTAAAAAAGCTGCATCAAAAACTATCGCGGAAATTGGTGCTCGATTGAATCAACCGTTTGTAAACCATAGATGGTTGGGTGGAACGTTACTTAACTGGAGTCAGGTTAAAAAGTCTCTGACAAGGCTTCTTCATTACGAAGATATCCTAGTAAAATCGGAATCCAATCCTTTTTACACTAAAAAAGAACTTAATTTATACAAAAAGACTGCCGAAAAGCTTGAAAAAACTGTTGGTGGTATTAGAAAATTGACATTGCCAGTTGGAGCGATTGTTATTGTTGACGTAAGTAAAGAGCAATCAGCTGTTAAAGAAGCTGTCTTAATGGGTGTTCCGATAGTTGCTATTGTTGATACCAATTCAGATCCATCAGATGTTGATTTTGTTATTCCAGGAAATGATGATTCTGTTCAATCAGTTAGTTTGATCTTAAATAAATGTGCTGATGCTGTTGATCGTGGTAGAGAAGCTGTTGCGAAGAAAACAAAAGATGCAAGTGATGCTCTCGTAGCCAAAAAAACTGGCGCTAAAGAAACTGTAGCAGTTGTTGAAGAAGCTCCAAGCGATGTCGAAATAGCATTACAGCAACTTGATGCACAAGAATAG